Proteins encoded in a region of the Mucilaginibacter sabulilitoris genome:
- a CDS encoding DUF4468 domain-containing protein codes for MKNLILLLSIFLISKATFAQTETLGNTNLPGIYTDTVSIDCSKAELYSRAKAYLAKNTILKKDVIQMDDPALGRLIANSTTIEKDKMSDLGGTSYIVNFSTDISVTDGKYKYVINNVTYDEKVVTPRRATGMLKKVVSQLKETMSIKAVWVLIK; via the coding sequence ATGAAAAACCTAATCCTTTTACTTTCAATTTTCCTTATCAGCAAAGCTACTTTTGCTCAAACTGAAACCCTGGGGAATACCAACCTTCCAGGAATCTACACTGACACGGTATCAATTGACTGCAGTAAAGCGGAACTATACAGCCGTGCTAAAGCATACCTAGCTAAAAATACTATTCTTAAGAAAGATGTTATACAGATGGATGATCCTGCATTGGGTCGGTTAATTGCAAATTCTACAACCATAGAAAAGGATAAAATGAGCGACCTGGGCGGAACTTCTTATATTGTAAATTTTAGCACGGACATATCAGTTACAGACGGCAAGTATAAATATGTGATCAATAATGTCACCTATGATGAAAAGGTGGTAACCCCGCGCCGGGCAACTGGAATGTTGAAGAAAGTTGTATCCCAGTTGAAAGAGACAATGTCAATAAAAGCAGTTTGGGTTTTAATAAAATAA
- a CDS encoding reverse transcriptase domain-containing protein, protein MYYAAYQRINAKVGNMTPGTDGTTIDSMSLTRIDKLIGALKDETYQPQPARRVYIPKKNGKKRPLGIPSLDDKLVQEVIRMLLEAIFEGQFENCSHGFRPSRSCHTALMQVQNRFTGAKWFIEGDIKGFFDNIQHNVLIEVLRKRISDERFLRLIRKFLNAGYIEDWIFHKTFSGTPQGGLVSPILANIYLDQLDKYIEQYIANFDTGKRRTSNPAYFKLKNERCTLIRRINKGKHEELKQVRLQRIKEIGANIRLASSANEMDNGYKRLKYVRYADDFIIGVIGSRKDCEKIKGDIKTFLSEKLDLTLSDEKTLITHAQRPARFLGYDVHVRKSNHVKRNKLGHIRRAYNSKVVLRMPIEAVRKKLFDYEALKLIRHNGKEKWKPKGRIKLLNNDDLEILNAYNAEVRGFANYYSIANNSAALHSFRYIMEYSMYKTFGRKYRANIGRITKKYRHNKDFAVKYSNQKGEQKMRALKKSK, encoded by the coding sequence ATGTACTATGCTGCCTATCAACGTATCAATGCCAAAGTAGGGAACATGACGCCAGGTACTGACGGTACCACCATTGATAGCATGAGTTTAACCCGTATCGACAAACTCATAGGCGCACTCAAAGACGAAACTTATCAACCTCAACCGGCCAGGCGGGTCTACATCCCCAAGAAAAATGGTAAAAAAAGACCATTGGGTATCCCATCTTTAGATGACAAATTGGTACAGGAGGTCATCCGAATGCTACTGGAAGCCATATTTGAGGGTCAGTTTGAAAACTGTTCTCATGGTTTTCGGCCAAGCAGAAGCTGCCATACCGCATTAATGCAGGTCCAGAATCGTTTCACTGGCGCTAAGTGGTTCATTGAGGGCGACATCAAAGGGTTCTTTGATAATATCCAACACAACGTTTTGATCGAAGTCCTTAGAAAAAGGATCAGTGATGAGCGTTTCCTGCGCCTCATCAGAAAGTTTCTAAACGCAGGATATATCGAAGACTGGATATTTCATAAAACGTTCAGCGGGACACCACAAGGCGGGCTAGTCAGTCCCATACTGGCGAACATATACCTTGACCAGCTGGACAAGTATATTGAACAATATATAGCCAACTTTGATACGGGTAAAAGAAGAACAAGCAACCCTGCTTACTTCAAACTTAAAAATGAAAGATGTACCCTTATTCGCAGAATAAATAAGGGTAAACACGAGGAACTTAAGCAGGTCAGGCTGCAGCGGATCAAAGAGATCGGAGCAAACATAAGACTTGCTTCTTCTGCTAATGAGATGGATAACGGATACAAACGGCTCAAATATGTGAGATATGCGGATGATTTTATCATAGGTGTGATAGGCAGTCGAAAAGATTGTGAGAAAATAAAAGGAGACATTAAGACCTTCTTAAGCGAAAAGCTCGACCTCACCTTGTCGGACGAAAAGACCTTAATCACCCATGCACAAAGACCTGCACGTTTTCTCGGATATGATGTCCACGTCCGAAAATCCAATCATGTCAAAAGAAACAAACTAGGCCATATCAGGCGTGCATATAACAGCAAGGTAGTACTACGAATGCCCATCGAAGCAGTTCGTAAAAAGTTATTCGACTATGAAGCGCTCAAGCTGATCCGGCATAACGGAAAGGAAAAATGGAAACCAAAGGGGCGCATCAAATTGCTTAATAACGACGACCTTGAAATACTGAACGCCTATAACGCCGAAGTCAGAGGTTTCGCCAACTACTATTCGATTGCAAACAACAGTGCCGCTTTGCACTCCTTTAGATATATTATGGAATATAGCATGTACAAAACTTTCGGAAGAAAGTATCGCGCTAATATTGGACGGATAACCAAAAAATACCGGCATAATAAAGACTTCGCTGTAAAATACAGTAATCAAAAAGGGGAGCAAAAAATGAGGGCACTGAAAAAGTCTAAAT